Proteins co-encoded in one Candidatus Goldiibacteriota bacterium HGW-Goldbacteria-1 genomic window:
- a CDS encoding DNA polymerase III subunit alpha encodes MVSKFIHLHLHTKYSMLDGMCKFEDMIKAAKDNKMMAVAATEHGNMYSAVEFYTAMSHAGIKPILGLETYIVDDIKNNQRKKNHLVLLVKNETGWNNLIKISSYAFTDGFYYKPTIDKAFLKDHAEGLIALSSCVQGEVPSKLISDDYEGAKKAAEEYLSMFKEGNYYFEMQNHGLEEELLANRGLKELSKELSIPLTVSNDVHYMKKDDARAHDILLCIQTGKTLKEADRMKFKTDEFYFKNYDEMCKVFPDDKSAVERTFEIAEKCNFELPKLPPGKCHMPKYTITGWDGTYNEYFDKITKEALAEKYPGDLLTDEIQKRFEHELSTIKKMDYTGYFLIVRDIIKYARDNDIPVGPGRGSAAGSLISYVLGITSIDPIKYELLFERFLNPDRVSPPDIDLDFSDEERNRVVQYIVDRFGKDKTAQIITFQQLKPRASIRDVGRVLDVPLRDVDMLAKKVPEGPAVSFADILKDGAFISFVNSEKTYEEIINYAMKIEGMLRQDSTHAAGVVIAPDVLTRYVPIAVPKDKDDSEGGTLNYMTQWEMGSLEKMGLIKFDILGLRNLAVIKKAIKNIKETRGIDVLPDDGTFDNPKVYKLLAEGNTQGVFQLESEGMRDLLKKINPDCLEDIIAIISLFRPGPMKMIDEYIRRKKGTEKVTYDFPELEPVLKNTYGIAIYQEQVMQIAVRVAGFSMAEADNLRRAMSKKKASEMDKIKVKFMKGTADRGIKPQAAEDLFDKLEQFSQYGFNKSHAAAYAVVAYQTAYLKTLYRPEYMAALLTSVMHSIDKAAIYVEDCAANGIKVMAPDINKSDTDFKVEKNSIRYGLAAVKNVGTSAAQDIAAKRKEKGDYKDLYDFCEKVSLHSVNSKTIESLVKSGAFDFTLMHRAQIFACIPDAMKRAEMAQRDMESGQFSLFETAPQDIKIPDIQKWSESEQLSYEKEVLGLYVSSHPLARYRKLLESVSQPISELLTGKVNSGEQVIIGGIVHDLAKKITPSGMERVHFHLEGLTGRIKIIAGDKFPKDKNSIFSNSLMCMVRGKIVFMDAEPFVSMESVINLDDAYSALGKYLHITVRELGLEQLTLQEMKNLMSQNKGLSEVVMHIITGDGREAQAVLEEKISVNENLLISLEKLVGEGNIRLSWKK; translated from the coding sequence TTGGTATCTAAATTTATACACCTGCACCTGCATACAAAGTACAGCATGCTGGACGGCATGTGCAAGTTTGAAGACATGATAAAGGCCGCCAAAGACAACAAAATGATGGCAGTTGCGGCCACAGAGCACGGCAATATGTACAGCGCGGTGGAATTCTATACCGCCATGTCGCACGCCGGCATCAAACCAATCCTTGGCCTTGAAACCTACATAGTTGACGATATTAAAAACAATCAAAGAAAGAAAAACCACCTTGTTTTACTGGTAAAAAACGAGACCGGCTGGAATAACCTTATTAAAATCTCCTCCTACGCCTTTACTGACGGCTTCTATTATAAACCGACAATAGATAAAGCTTTTTTAAAAGACCACGCCGAAGGGTTAATTGCACTATCTTCGTGCGTACAGGGCGAAGTGCCGTCTAAACTTATCTCTGACGATTACGAAGGCGCGAAAAAAGCCGCGGAAGAGTACCTTTCCATGTTCAAGGAAGGCAACTATTACTTTGAAATGCAGAATCACGGGCTGGAAGAAGAGCTTCTGGCAAACAGGGGTTTAAAAGAGCTTTCCAAAGAGCTTTCCATTCCGCTTACGGTTTCCAATGATGTCCATTATATGAAAAAAGACGATGCCCGCGCCCATGACATTCTTCTCTGCATCCAGACAGGCAAGACCCTAAAAGAAGCGGACAGAATGAAATTCAAGACAGATGAATTTTATTTTAAAAATTATGACGAAATGTGCAAAGTTTTCCCTGATGACAAAAGCGCCGTGGAGCGCACATTTGAAATTGCAGAAAAATGCAACTTTGAACTGCCCAAACTGCCGCCGGGCAAGTGTCACATGCCTAAATACACAATTACAGGCTGGGACGGCACATATAACGAATATTTTGACAAAATAACAAAAGAAGCGCTGGCAGAAAAGTACCCCGGCGATTTACTGACGGATGAAATTCAGAAACGTTTTGAACACGAACTTTCCACAATTAAAAAAATGGATTACACCGGATACTTTCTTATAGTCCGCGACATAATTAAATACGCCCGTGACAACGACATCCCGGTAGGCCCCGGCAGGGGAAGCGCGGCAGGTTCTTTAATTTCCTATGTGCTTGGAATTACAAGTATTGACCCCATAAAATACGAACTATTATTTGAACGTTTTCTAAACCCGGACAGGGTATCCCCGCCCGATATAGACCTTGATTTTTCTGACGAAGAAAGAAACCGCGTGGTGCAGTATATAGTTGACCGCTTTGGCAAAGACAAAACAGCGCAGATAATAACGTTTCAGCAGTTAAAACCGCGCGCTTCCATAAGGGACGTCGGCCGAGTTTTGGATGTCCCGCTGCGGGATGTGGACATGCTTGCAAAAAAAGTGCCGGAAGGCCCGGCAGTCAGTTTTGCCGATATTTTAAAAGACGGAGCTTTTATCTCTTTTGTAAATTCAGAAAAAACATATGAAGAAATCATCAACTACGCCATGAAAATAGAAGGCATGCTGCGGCAGGATTCCACGCACGCTGCCGGCGTTGTAATAGCGCCGGATGTACTTACGCGTTATGTGCCCATAGCCGTGCCAAAAGACAAGGACGATTCCGAAGGCGGAACTTTAAACTACATGACCCAGTGGGAAATGGGCTCTTTGGAAAAAATGGGGCTTATTAAATTTGACATACTTGGCTTAAGAAACCTTGCCGTAATAAAGAAAGCCATAAAAAATATAAAAGAAACCCGCGGCATTGACGTTCTGCCTGACGACGGCACATTTGACAATCCCAAAGTATATAAACTGCTTGCCGAAGGCAATACGCAGGGTGTGTTCCAGCTTGAAAGCGAAGGAATGAGGGACCTTCTTAAAAAAATTAATCCCGACTGCCTGGAAGATATTATTGCCATAATATCGCTTTTCCGCCCCGGCCCGATGAAAATGATAGATGAATACATCCGCAGAAAAAAGGGGACGGAAAAAGTCACGTACGATTTTCCGGAACTGGAACCCGTGCTTAAGAACACTTACGGCATTGCCATTTATCAGGAACAGGTAATGCAGATAGCCGTAAGGGTGGCCGGGTTTTCCATGGCGGAAGCCGACAATTTAAGAAGGGCGATGTCCAAGAAGAAAGCTTCCGAAATGGACAAGATAAAAGTAAAGTTCATGAAAGGCACGGCAGACCGCGGCATTAAACCGCAGGCCGCCGAAGACCTTTTTGACAAGCTGGAACAGTTTTCACAGTACGGCTTTAACAAATCGCACGCCGCGGCTTACGCGGTGGTGGCATACCAGACCGCATATTTAAAGACCTTATACAGGCCGGAATACATGGCAGCGCTTTTAACATCGGTCATGCACAGCATTGACAAAGCCGCAATTTACGTTGAAGACTGTGCCGCCAACGGAATAAAGGTTATGGCGCCTGACATAAATAAAAGCGACACGGATTTTAAAGTGGAAAAAAATTCCATCCGTTACGGGCTGGCCGCGGTTAAAAACGTGGGCACATCCGCGGCGCAGGACATAGCCGCCAAAAGAAAAGAAAAAGGGGATTATAAAGACCTTTATGACTTCTGCGAAAAAGTCAGCCTGCATTCGGTTAATTCCAAAACAATAGAATCGCTTGTAAAAAGCGGCGCGTTTGATTTCACCCTTATGCACAGGGCGCAGATATTCGCGTGCATACCCGATGCCATGAAACGCGCGGAAATGGCGCAGCGGGACATGGAAAGCGGCCAGTTCAGCCTGTTCGAAACCGCTCCGCAGGATATAAAGATACCTGATATTCAAAAGTGGAGTGAAAGCGAACAGTTGTCGTATGAAAAAGAAGTCCTTGGCCTGTACGTGTCTTCGCACCCGCTTGCACGTTACAGAAAACTGCTTGAAAGCGTGTCACAGCCGATAAGTGAACTTTTAACAGGAAAAGTAAATTCCGGCGAACAGGTGATAATAGGCGGCATAGTCCACGACCTGGCCAAGAAAATAACCCCAAGCGGAATGGAACGCGTGCACTTTCACCTTGAAGGGTTAACAGGCAGAATAAAAATAATAGCGGGCGATAAATTCCCCAAAGATAAAAACAGCATTTTTTCCAACAGTTTGATGTGCATGGTACGCGGAAAAATTGTTTTCATGGATGCAGAACCCTTTGTAAGTATGGAAAGTGTAATTAACCTGGATGACGCATACAGCGCGCTGGGCAAGTACCTTCACATTACGGTGCGCGAACTTGGCTTGGAACAGCTTACCCTGCAGGAAATGAAAAACCTGATGTCACAGAACAAAGGGCTGTCAGAAGTTGTAATGCATATAATTACCGGCGACGGCAGGGAAGCCCAAGCCGTACTTGAAGAAAAAATAAGCGTGAACGAAAACCTGCTTATCTCTCTTGAAAAACTTGTGGGCGAAGGCAATATAAGGTTAAGCTGGAAAAAATAA
- the typA gene encoding translational GTPase TypA — protein sequence MNRIKNIAIIAHVDHGKTTLVDCILRQAGVFKSHQKVEERVMDSNDLERERGITIFSKNAAYTYRGYKVNIVDTPGHADFGSEVQRILSMVDSVLLVVDAFEGTMPQTKYVLKKSLELGLMPIVIINKIDRLNSEPDEVLNQVFDLFVELNAADHQLDFPVIYASGRDGYAKLHLKDESKDMIPLLDMIIDHVANTSGDRTKPFQFLTSAISYDNYIGKIGTGKIHNGSVRTGDNVTLIKKDGKFENYRITKILTYEGINRVELKEAFAGDIVSLAGMDSIDVGETVTDPEHRDDLPSIDIDKPTVAMTFMVNNSPFAGREGKFVTSRNIWDRLMKELQTNVGIIVEATDSPDSFLVKGRGELQLSILIENMRREGFELQVSKPQVIFRQIDGEKCEPIEHAIIDVDAAFVGVVMEKLGIRKGELINMVPGKDGYTRLEFHVPTRGLLGFRNEFMTETRGTGILNHSFHDYGPYKGDVPTRNKGVLIVLEDGVSVAYSLDKLKDRGAFFIAPVTEVYAGMIAGENSRESDMIINVCKGKKLTNMRASGTDDAINLEPPRKFSLEQAMEYIADDELLEITPVNIRMRKKILDPTKRKRTEIAAGND from the coding sequence ATGAACAGAATCAAGAATATCGCAATTATCGCGCACGTTGACCACGGAAAAACCACGCTTGTTGACTGTATTTTAAGGCAGGCGGGTGTATTTAAATCACATCAAAAAGTTGAAGAACGCGTTATGGACAGCAATGACCTTGAACGCGAAAGGGGTATTACCATATTTTCAAAGAACGCGGCTTACACTTACCGCGGTTACAAAGTAAATATCGTGGATACGCCGGGACACGCTGACTTTGGCAGCGAAGTCCAGCGAATCCTTTCAATGGTAGATTCCGTGCTTCTTGTGGTTGACGCCTTTGAAGGCACTATGCCGCAGACAAAATACGTCCTGAAAAAATCCCTTGAACTTGGCCTTATGCCTATCGTTATAATAAATAAGATAGACCGCTTAAATTCAGAACCTGATGAAGTCTTAAACCAGGTGTTTGACCTTTTTGTGGAATTAAACGCGGCCGACCACCAGCTTGATTTTCCGGTAATTTACGCTTCCGGCAGGGACGGTTATGCAAAACTTCACCTTAAAGACGAATCAAAAGACATGATACCGCTTCTGGATATGATTATTGACCACGTGGCAAATACATCCGGCGACAGGACAAAACCATTTCAGTTTTTAACATCCGCCATCAGCTATGATAATTATATCGGCAAAATAGGCACAGGAAAAATTCACAACGGTTCTGTTAGAACCGGAGACAATGTAACCCTTATAAAAAAAGACGGTAAATTTGAAAATTACAGAATTACAAAAATTCTCACTTACGAAGGCATTAACAGGGTTGAACTTAAAGAAGCATTTGCGGGCGACATTGTATCGCTTGCGGGCATGGATTCAATTGACGTGGGCGAAACCGTAACAGACCCCGAACACCGCGACGACCTGCCTTCAATTGACATTGACAAGCCGACGGTTGCCATGACCTTTATGGTAAACAATTCGCCTTTTGCGGGGCGCGAAGGCAAATTTGTAACCTCAAGAAATATCTGGGACCGGCTTATGAAAGAACTTCAGACCAACGTGGGTATAATAGTTGAAGCTACAGATTCGCCGGACTCTTTTCTTGTAAAGGGCAGGGGCGAACTTCAGCTTTCAATCCTGATAGAAAATATGAGGCGTGAAGGTTTTGAACTTCAGGTTTCAAAACCGCAGGTTATTTTCCGCCAGATAGACGGCGAGAAATGCGAACCTATAGAACACGCCATAATTGACGTGGACGCGGCTTTTGTAGGCGTGGTCATGGAAAAACTTGGAATAAGAAAAGGGGAACTTATCAATATGGTTCCCGGCAAAGACGGCTATACAAGGCTTGAATTCCACGTTCCCACAAGGGGGCTTTTGGGATTCAGGAATGAATTCATGACCGAAACCCGCGGCACAGGAATCCTTAACCACAGTTTTCATGATTACGGCCCTTATAAAGGCGATGTTCCCACAAGAAATAAAGGCGTTCTTATTGTCCTTGAAGACGGTGTTTCCGTTGCTTATTCTCTTGATAAGCTTAAAGACAGGGGCGCGTTCTTCATCGCTCCCGTAACTGAAGTTTACGCGGGCATGATAGCGGGGGAAAATTCCCGTGAAAGCGACATGATAATTAACGTTTGCAAAGGCAAGAAACTTACCAATATGCGCGCTTCCGGAACAGATGACGCCATTAACCTGGAACCGCCGCGCAAATTCAGCCTGGAACAGGCTATGGAATATATAGCCGACGACGAACTGCTTGAAATCACCCCCGTTAACATCAGGATGAGGAAAAAAATCCTTGACCCGACAAAAAGGAAAAGGACAGAAATAGCGGCAGGGAATGATTAA